The proteins below come from a single Hyphomicrobium denitrificans ATCC 51888 genomic window:
- a CDS encoding class I SAM-dependent methyltransferase, whose protein sequence is MKPEKDDAWLLKAYSDPDAVANYADGPRRFVPGLSDLHRMTGLLLAERVPENARVLVLGAGGGLELKALAEAHAGWTFVGVDPAAEMLTLAERMLGPLNARVTLQQGYIDDVSETAFDAAVCLLTLHFLDADERRRTEREIRRRLKPGAPFVAAHSSFPQADGARALWLSRYAAFAVASGVDPSLAESARANVDAKLRAITPEQDQAILEEAGFRDVALFYAAFTWRGWVGYA, encoded by the coding sequence ATGAAGCCTGAGAAGGACGATGCGTGGTTGCTCAAGGCGTATTCCGATCCGGATGCAGTCGCGAACTACGCGGATGGTCCGCGCCGTTTCGTTCCGGGCTTGAGCGACCTGCATCGCATGACGGGCTTACTTCTCGCAGAGCGCGTTCCGGAAAATGCGCGTGTTCTGGTTCTCGGCGCGGGCGGCGGGCTCGAGCTCAAAGCGCTGGCGGAAGCTCACGCGGGATGGACGTTTGTCGGCGTCGACCCGGCGGCGGAGATGCTGACGCTCGCGGAGAGAATGCTTGGGCCTCTCAACGCACGCGTCACACTTCAGCAGGGTTATATCGATGATGTTTCCGAGACGGCTTTCGATGCTGCCGTTTGCCTGCTCACGCTGCATTTCCTCGATGCCGATGAGCGCCGTAGGACGGAGCGAGAAATCCGGCGGCGATTGAAGCCAGGCGCGCCGTTCGTCGCCGCGCATTCGAGCTTTCCGCAGGCGGATGGCGCTCGCGCACTATGGCTGTCGCGCTATGCGGCGTTCGCCGTGGCGTCGGGTGTCGATCCGAGTTTGGCGGAAAGCGCTCGCGCGAACGTCGATGCCAAGTTGCGGGCGATCACGCCGGAACAGGACCAGGCGATTTTGGAAGAGGCTGGCTTTCGCGACGTGGCGCTGTTCTACGCGGCGTTCACGTGGCGGGGATGGGTCGGATATGCGTAG
- a CDS encoding SspB family protein, translating to MATGPSIDYAKLQQEAMRGVVRAVLQQIVKSGLPGEHHFYISFLTQAPGAIVSKRLKEKYPSEMTIVLQHRFWDLIVSDDRFEVKLTFDGIPERLVVPFSAIKVFIDPSVRYGLQFDDDVSDNEPMHEPRHAMTADATYDQIGEAGTEVPRTTPKKPRAPRKPRVADKDAAARDPAATVPPSPEPATRAGEVDAKDDDDATAPPSEGAKILSLDQFRKK from the coding sequence ATGGCAACGGGGCCATCGATCGATTACGCAAAACTGCAGCAGGAGGCGATGCGCGGCGTTGTGCGCGCGGTTCTCCAGCAGATCGTGAAATCCGGTCTCCCGGGCGAGCATCATTTTTATATCTCGTTTCTGACCCAGGCCCCGGGCGCCATCGTCTCGAAGCGGCTCAAAGAAAAATACCCGAGCGAGATGACGATTGTGCTTCAGCACCGCTTCTGGGACTTGATCGTCTCGGACGATCGCTTCGAAGTGAAGCTGACGTTCGACGGCATCCCCGAACGCCTCGTCGTGCCGTTCTCCGCGATCAAGGTCTTCATCGATCCGAGCGTCCGCTACGGCCTTCAGTTCGACGACGACGTCAGCGACAACGAACCGATGCACGAGCCGCGTCACGCTATGACGGCCGACGCGACCTACGATCAGATCGGTGAAGCAGGAACCGAAGTTCCGCGCACGACACCGAAGAAGCCGCGCGCACCGAGAAAGCCCCGCGTCGCGGATAAGGATGCAGCAGCCCGCGATCCGGCCGCCACTGTTCCGCCCTCGCCCGAGCCCGCCACGCGCGCTGGCGAAGTCGACGCGAAAGACGACGACGATGCGACGGCACCTCCGTCCGAAGGCGCCAAGATCCTGAGCCTCGACCAGTTCCGCAAGAAGTAA
- a CDS encoding CPBP family intramembrane glutamic endopeptidase: protein MAVSVEDQASAPDATLSWKSVVLVLAATAAIIVSGMLAGFGATALFDVWARAEEPRAFAAGEPEALQTARVAVSLFGFQLATVALVLLANALFTRRGESFVRFAAPRGGLKTFVLATLGLITLAFLYGAVVFALDRDAFRQDISPFADLMKAQTWWLVLIAAGIGAPIAEECLFRGLVYGALRRSSLGIGGAAAASAIMWALLHAHYSVYGIAAITLIGIYLALVREKTGTLLTPIVCHGVYNSLIVLILAFAPNSSAVTG, encoded by the coding sequence GTGGCCGTTTCAGTCGAAGACCAGGCTTCCGCGCCCGACGCGACTTTATCGTGGAAATCGGTGGTGCTCGTGCTGGCGGCGACGGCGGCGATCATCGTGTCCGGGATGCTGGCAGGGTTCGGAGCGACGGCGCTTTTCGATGTCTGGGCGCGGGCCGAAGAGCCTCGCGCATTTGCCGCAGGCGAGCCGGAAGCGCTGCAGACGGCGCGGGTCGCCGTTTCTTTGTTCGGATTTCAGCTCGCGACGGTGGCGCTGGTGCTTCTGGCGAACGCGCTGTTCACGCGAAGGGGCGAGTCTTTTGTCCGTTTCGCGGCGCCTAGGGGCGGTCTCAAAACATTCGTCTTGGCGACGCTGGGACTGATTACGCTGGCGTTTCTCTATGGCGCCGTGGTCTTCGCGCTAGACCGGGATGCGTTCCGTCAGGACATCAGTCCGTTCGCTGATCTGATGAAGGCGCAGACGTGGTGGCTGGTTTTGATCGCCGCCGGAATTGGAGCGCCGATCGCGGAAGAATGCCTGTTTCGCGGGTTGGTTTACGGGGCGTTGCGACGGTCATCGCTTGGAATTGGCGGAGCAGCGGCAGCGTCGGCGATCATGTGGGCACTACTGCACGCGCATTATTCCGTTTACGGCATCGCGGCGATCACGCTGATCGGCATTTATCTGGCCCTGGTCCGCGAGAAGACCGGCACCCTTTTGACGCCGATCGTCTGTCATGGTGTTTACAACTCGTTGATCGTTCTCATCCTGGCGTTTGCGCCGAACAGCTCAGCCGTAACGGGATAG
- a CDS encoding thymidylate synthase, with product MQQYLDLLRRVRTEGVKKTDRTGTGTLSVFGHQMRFDLSEGFPLVTTKKLHVKSIIVELLWFLSGATNIEYLKANDVSIWDEWADPEGELGPVYGKQWRAWSAPDGETIDQIKEVVETLKTNPDSRRIIVSAWNPADIPRMALAPCHCLVQFYVADGKLSCQLYQRSADIFLGVPFNIASYALLTMMMAQVTGLEPGEFVHTFGDAHLYLNHLEQADLQLSRTPRALPRMKINPAVTSIFDFKYEDFSLEGYDPWPHIKAPVAV from the coding sequence ATGCAGCAATATCTCGATTTATTGCGCCGCGTGCGCACCGAAGGCGTGAAGAAAACGGACCGCACGGGCACCGGCACGCTCAGCGTGTTCGGGCATCAGATGCGCTTCGATCTCAGCGAAGGTTTTCCGCTGGTCACGACGAAGAAGCTGCACGTCAAGTCGATCATCGTCGAGCTGTTGTGGTTTCTCTCCGGGGCGACCAACATCGAGTATCTCAAGGCGAACGACGTTTCGATCTGGGATGAGTGGGCCGACCCCGAGGGCGAACTCGGTCCCGTCTACGGCAAGCAGTGGCGCGCGTGGAGCGCGCCGGACGGCGAAACGATCGACCAGATCAAAGAGGTCGTCGAGACGCTGAAAACAAATCCGGACAGCCGGCGCATTATCGTTTCGGCGTGGAATCCGGCCGATATTCCGCGCATGGCGCTGGCGCCGTGTCACTGCCTCGTGCAGTTCTACGTCGCGGACGGCAAGCTCTCGTGTCAGCTTTATCAGCGGTCGGCAGATATTTTTCTCGGTGTGCCGTTCAACATTGCGAGTTACGCGCTGCTGACGATGATGATGGCGCAGGTCACGGGATTGGAGCCGGGCGAGTTCGTGCACACGTTCGGCGATGCGCATCTTTATTTGAATCACCTGGAGCAGGCGGACTTGCAGCTTTCGCGCACCCCGCGTGCGCTGCCGAGGATGAAGATCAATCCGGCGGTGACGTCGATCTTCGATTTCAAGTACGAGGATTTCAGCCTCGAGGGCTACGATCCCTGGCCGCACATCAAGGCGCCGGTGGCGGTTTAA
- a CDS encoding dihydrofolate reductase translates to MNDLPISLVVAVSENGVIGRDGALPWRLSSDLKLFRKLTMGKPMIMGRRTFQSIGKALDGRDNIVVTRDPAFDAADVSTCENVTEALTLARILATTRGADEIMVIGGVAVFDATLPVADRIYLTRVHVSVEGDRYFPPLDDAVWQEVAKEALPQGPRDEFASTLSVYERR, encoded by the coding sequence ATGAATGACTTACCTATTTCCCTGGTCGTCGCCGTTTCGGAAAACGGCGTCATCGGCCGTGACGGCGCGCTGCCGTGGCGGCTCTCGTCCGATCTCAAGCTGTTCCGCAAGCTGACGATGGGCAAGCCCATGATCATGGGGCGGCGGACGTTCCAGTCGATCGGCAAGGCGCTCGACGGCCGTGACAACATCGTCGTGACGCGCGATCCGGCGTTCGATGCGGCCGACGTTTCGACCTGCGAAAACGTCACCGAAGCGCTGACGCTGGCGCGCATCCTGGCGACCACGCGCGGGGCCGATGAGATCATGGTTATCGGCGGCGTCGCGGTGTTCGATGCCACGCTGCCGGTTGCAGATCGCATCTATCTGACGCGCGTTCATGTGAGCGTGGAAGGCGACAGGTATTTTCCGCCGCTTGACGACGCCGTTTGGCAGGAAGTGGCGAAAGAAGCCTTGCCGCAAGGGCCGCGCGACGAGTTTGCGTCGACGCTCAGCGTTTACGAACGCAGGTAA
- the hflK gene encoding FtsH protease activity modulator HflK, whose protein sequence is MPWSNQGGGKGSGGGGGGGGPWGQGPWGSGGGGGKEPPDLDEILRRGQDRMRRVMRGGGGGAGGNGSGGIGGGVPKTFIFLVGLLLLAGATFYGFFYRVNPDEQGIVLRFGEYNRWDTPGLHWRLPYPIEEVRLPKVTQQRTIEVGSARSTLGARDSGLMLTGDGSVVDVRFVVFWRISPDKSENGDTGVQQFLFNIAQPETTVREVAESAMREVVGQSALQPLLTGGRQQIQEDVQKLMQKTLDYYRAGIKIDQIQLKEVDPPEEVIGSFREVAAAAQERETLVKQAQTYADQVTPRARGDADRIVAAAEGYRDQTVAEATGQAARFLKVYDEYKKAPDVTRQRLYLEMQERVLEGADKIIIDQKSGQGVVPYLPLDQLQKRETSEGSK, encoded by the coding sequence ATGCCCTGGAGTAATCAAGGCGGCGGAAAAGGCAGCGGTGGTGGCGGCGGCGGCGGCGGTCCGTGGGGGCAAGGGCCTTGGGGCTCTGGCGGTGGCGGCGGCAAGGAGCCGCCGGATCTCGATGAGATTTTGCGTCGTGGCCAGGACCGCATGCGCCGTGTCATGCGCGGCGGCGGTGGCGGCGCCGGAGGCAATGGCTCGGGCGGCATCGGCGGCGGCGTTCCGAAGACGTTTATTTTCCTCGTCGGGCTTCTGCTTCTCGCCGGCGCAACGTTCTACGGCTTCTTCTATCGCGTGAATCCCGACGAGCAGGGCATCGTTCTGCGCTTTGGCGAATACAACCGTTGGGATACGCCAGGTCTACATTGGCGTTTGCCGTATCCAATCGAAGAAGTGCGGCTGCCGAAAGTCACGCAGCAGCGGACGATCGAAGTCGGCAGCGCCCGTAGTACCCTCGGAGCGCGCGACAGCGGCCTGATGCTGACCGGCGACGGCAGCGTCGTCGATGTCCGCTTCGTCGTGTTCTGGCGCATCAGCCCGGACAAGAGCGAAAATGGCGATACCGGCGTCCAGCAGTTCCTATTCAATATCGCGCAGCCGGAGACGACGGTGCGTGAGGTTGCCGAAAGCGCGATGCGTGAAGTGGTCGGCCAGTCGGCATTGCAGCCGCTTCTGACAGGTGGGCGGCAGCAAATTCAGGAAGACGTGCAAAAGCTGATGCAGAAGACGCTCGATTATTATCGGGCGGGCATCAAGATCGACCAGATCCAGCTCAAGGAAGTCGATCCGCCGGAAGAAGTCATCGGCTCGTTCCGCGAGGTTGCGGCGGCCGCGCAAGAGAGAGAAACGCTGGTCAAGCAGGCGCAAACCTACGCCGACCAGGTTACGCCGAGAGCGCGAGGCGATGCCGATCGCATCGTAGCCGCGGCCGAAGGCTATCGCGACCAGACCGTCGCCGAGGCAACCGGTCAGGCGGCGCGCTTCCTCAAGGTCTACGACGAATACAAGAAGGCGCCGGACGTCACGCGGCAGCGCTTGTATCTCGAAATGCAGGAGCGCGTGCTCGAGGGCGCCGACAAGATCATCATCGACCAGAAGAGTGGCCAGGGCGTCGTGCCTTACCTGCCGCTAGATCAGCTGCAGAAGCGTGAAACGTCCGAAGGATCGAAATAA
- the hflC gene encoding protease modulator HflC gives MRAFFAFILTVLGLAAAGLYASAFIVHQNEQAMVLRFGKTQQIIETPGLKWKVPFIDTVEKFDKRILDLDTTEQEVTAADQQRLIVDAYARYRITDPLKFYQNVRNEERVREVVGPLIESEIRRVLGSATLQEIVKDKRESLMKEIAAQVNKEGRDYGLEVVDVRLKRADLPKVNLVKVYDRMRADRVREATELRAQGEAESNRIRANADKAVTIIKATATQKSDEIRGDGEAQRSRIFADAFGKDPDFFQFYRSMQAYTTAIKPSDTRLLLSPSSDFFRYFEDPNGGVKRAPAPSVTVTPER, from the coding sequence ATGCGCGCATTCTTCGCTTTCATTCTTACGGTATTGGGCCTCGCGGCTGCGGGTCTCTATGCCTCGGCATTCATCGTGCATCAGAACGAGCAGGCGATGGTGCTGCGCTTCGGTAAAACGCAGCAGATCATCGAGACGCCCGGACTGAAGTGGAAAGTTCCGTTCATCGATACGGTCGAGAAATTCGACAAGCGTATTCTCGATCTCGATACGACGGAGCAGGAAGTCACGGCGGCGGATCAGCAGCGCTTGATCGTCGACGCCTATGCGCGTTACCGCATCACGGACCCGCTCAAGTTCTATCAGAACGTGCGCAACGAAGAGCGCGTGCGTGAAGTCGTCGGACCGCTGATCGAATCTGAAATCCGGCGCGTGCTCGGTTCTGCGACGCTGCAGGAGATCGTCAAGGACAAGCGCGAGTCGCTGATGAAGGAGATCGCGGCGCAGGTGAACAAAGAAGGCCGCGATTACGGACTTGAAGTCGTCGACGTGCGTCTCAAGCGCGCCGATCTGCCGAAGGTGAACCTCGTCAAGGTCTACGATCGCATGCGCGCCGACCGCGTTCGTGAGGCAACGGAGCTTCGGGCGCAGGGTGAAGCCGAGAGCAACCGCATTCGCGCCAACGCCGACAAGGCGGTGACGATCATCAAGGCGACGGCGACGCAGAAGTCGGACGAAATTCGCGGTGACGGCGAAGCTCAGCGCAGCCGCATCTTCGCGGACGCGTTCGGAAAGGACCCGGACTTCTTCCAGTTCTACCGTTCGATGCAGGCGTACACGACGGCGATCAAGCCGAGCGACACGCGTTTGCTTCTGTCGCCGAGCAGCGACTTCTTCCGCTACTTCGAAGATCCGAACGGTGGCGTGAAACGGGCTCCGGCGCCTTCCGTCACGGTCACGCCTGAGCGATGA
- a CDS encoding DUF2065 domain-containing protein has protein sequence MNDLLTGLGVALVLEGLLWAVAPDAARRVVTDIASRGNGPIQAGALVAVAFGVFLVWLVRG, from the coding sequence ATGAACGATCTTCTGACCGGCCTCGGAGTAGCCCTTGTTCTTGAAGGGCTACTCTGGGCGGTCGCCCCGGATGCTGCGCGGCGTGTCGTCACGGACATCGCCAGCCGGGGAAACGGCCCGATTCAGGCCGGAGCTCTCGTGGCCGTCGCGTTTGGAGTTTTTCTCGTCTGGCTCGTCCGAGGATAA
- a CDS encoding Do family serine endopeptidase — MTGKISVLMPRLLLSAIMTMALFSCPAQAFQNGPASVAPVAKKLVDAVVNISTSQTVKGPSGVPLPKVPKGAPFEDFFDDFFNKRGGVPNSDRKISSLGSGFVIDGNEGLIVTNNHVIEGAEEIEINFHDGSKLKVDKVLGRDTKADLALLKVTPKKPLKDVKFGPSATLEVGDWVMAIGNPFGLGGSVSLGIISAKSRDINSGPYDDYLQTDAAINKGNSGGPLFNMDGEVIGVNTAIISPTGGSIGIGFAVPSDTVANVVDQLKQFGEVRRGWLGVKIQTVTDDIAETLGVPENSGALIAAVTPESPAAKAGLEAGDVILKFDNKDVTSMRGLPRIVAQAPIGKAADVELLRKGERKTLQVTVGRLDDGDDTDSDLKEQGSESPAPGSSIIGLKLSALTSELRRKYGLDDKIKGVVVESIDPQSAAAKKGIKAGDVIVEAAQEAVSDPGDVAASVDKVRKAGRKAVLFRVEDGKGDLRFVAVPIS; from the coding sequence ATGACCGGAAAAATATCCGTGCTTATGCCTCGGCTGCTGCTCAGCGCGATCATGACGATGGCGCTGTTTTCGTGTCCGGCGCAGGCGTTCCAGAACGGCCCGGCGTCGGTTGCGCCGGTCGCGAAGAAGCTCGTCGACGCCGTCGTCAACATCTCCACCTCGCAGACCGTCAAGGGACCGAGCGGCGTGCCGCTGCCGAAGGTGCCGAAGGGCGCGCCGTTCGAGGACTTCTTCGACGACTTCTTCAACAAGCGCGGCGGCGTTCCCAATTCGGATCGCAAGATTTCGTCGCTCGGCTCCGGCTTCGTGATCGACGGCAACGAAGGCCTGATCGTCACCAATAACCACGTGATCGAAGGCGCCGAAGAGATCGAGATCAATTTTCACGATGGCTCGAAGCTGAAGGTCGACAAGGTGCTCGGCCGCGATACGAAGGCCGATCTCGCGCTGCTCAAGGTCACGCCGAAGAAGCCGCTCAAGGACGTCAAGTTCGGGCCGTCGGCCACGCTCGAAGTCGGCGACTGGGTGATGGCGATCGGCAATCCGTTCGGGCTCGGGGGCTCGGTTTCGCTGGGCATCATCTCGGCGAAGAGCCGCGACATCAATTCCGGGCCTTACGACGATTATCTGCAGACCGATGCTGCGATCAACAAGGGCAACTCGGGCGGGCCGCTGTTCAACATGGACGGCGAAGTGATCGGCGTGAATACGGCCATCATATCGCCGACCGGCGGCTCGATCGGCATCGGCTTTGCCGTGCCTTCGGACACGGTCGCGAACGTCGTCGATCAGCTGAAGCAATTCGGTGAAGTCCGGCGCGGCTGGCTTGGTGTGAAGATTCAGACGGTGACGGACGACATCGCCGAGACGCTCGGCGTGCCGGAAAACAGCGGCGCGTTGATCGCGGCCGTGACGCCCGAGAGCCCGGCGGCGAAAGCAGGCCTCGAAGCCGGCGACGTCATTCTGAAGTTCGACAACAAGGACGTGACTTCGATGCGCGGCCTGCCGAGGATCGTGGCGCAGGCGCCGATCGGCAAAGCCGCGGATGTCGAGCTTCTGCGCAAAGGCGAGCGCAAGACGCTGCAAGTGACGGTCGGGCGCCTTGATGACGGCGACGACACCGACAGCGATCTGAAAGAGCAGGGCAGCGAGAGCCCGGCGCCGGGATCGTCGATCATCGGGCTCAAGCTTTCGGCGCTGACGTCGGAACTCCGGCGCAAGTACGGACTCGATGACAAGATCAAAGGCGTGGTCGTCGAAAGCATCGATCCGCAAAGCGCGGCAGCGAAAAAGGGCATCAAAGCCGGCGATGTGATCGTCGAGGCGGCGCAGGAAGCGGTGAGCGATCCGGGCGACGTCGCGGCGAGCGTCGATAAGGTCAGGAAGGCCGGACGCAAGGCCGTGCTATTCCGCGTCGAAGACGGCAAGGGCGATCTTCGCTTCGTTGCCGTGCCAATCTCGTAA
- a CDS encoding phosphatidylserine decarboxylase, translating into MSGNHGLLDTIFESFAPVHPDGHKFIAIGAVVTLIFFLIYPPLGWIAAAITAWVVYFFRDPARVTPLRPGLVVSAADGKISSIEKVTPPAELGMGPEERVRISTFLSVFDVHINRSPVAGRIVRSLYVPGAFLNAALDKASEDNERRILVIETPTEGEIGVVQIAGLVARRIVTFSQIGDVIGAGQRFGLIRFGSRVDVYLPPGKVALVSVGQRAVAGETVFADLQSVEPEREARLA; encoded by the coding sequence GTGTCTGGAAACCACGGACTTCTCGATACCATCTTTGAATCGTTCGCGCCGGTGCATCCGGACGGGCACAAGTTCATCGCCATCGGCGCGGTGGTTACTTTGATCTTCTTCCTGATCTATCCGCCGCTCGGATGGATCGCGGCCGCGATTACAGCGTGGGTCGTTTATTTCTTCCGCGATCCGGCGCGCGTCACGCCGTTGCGGCCGGGTCTCGTCGTCTCGGCGGCGGACGGCAAGATTTCGTCGATCGAGAAAGTGACGCCGCCCGCCGAACTCGGGATGGGTCCGGAAGAACGCGTGCGCATTTCGACGTTCCTTTCGGTCTTCGACGTGCACATCAACCGTTCGCCGGTGGCGGGCCGCATCGTGCGCTCGCTTTATGTGCCGGGCGCATTTCTCAATGCGGCGCTCGATAAGGCGAGTGAAGACAATGAACGGCGTATTCTGGTGATCGAGACGCCGACCGAGGGCGAAATCGGCGTCGTGCAGATTGCGGGGCTTGTCGCGCGCCGGATCGTGACGTTCTCGCAGATCGGCGACGTGATCGGGGCCGGACAGCGATTCGGATTGATCCGCTTCGGTTCGCGTGTGGATGTTTATCTGCCACCCGGTAAGGTCGCTCTTGTGAGCGTCGGCCAACGAGCGGTTGCGGGCGAAACGGTTTTCGCCGATCTTCAATCGGTCGAGCCCGAGCGTGAGGCGCGTCTCGCTTAG
- the pssA gene encoding CDP-diacylglycerol--serine O-phosphatidyltransferase, translating into MDMEEPRIETETRRRRRRSLFRHRQVPVRMLVPNFFTLLGLCAGLTSIRMGIEGRYDLALAAIVFAGCLDGIDGRIARLLKASSRFGAELDSLADFVNFGVAPAFLIFNWGLGDLKSAGWICVMIFALTSALRLARFNSAIDDDKPKWQSNYFVGMPTPAAAIAVLLPVYIYQLGFEEIKAHWALMVVLVYTLFIAFMMVSTIPTYSGKLLGERVGREWVLPIFVIAVAVVAMLFTYPYQTLTAITLIYLAFIPVSWRNFQEKIAQGEAAEPAAVSEPVAPEPVASGGPAQSDPGDEPPKTTGRIFTLRTPDQPK; encoded by the coding sequence ATGGACATGGAAGAACCACGGATCGAAACGGAAACGCGACGCCGCCGCAGGCGATCGCTGTTCCGGCATCGGCAGGTGCCGGTGCGGATGTTGGTGCCGAACTTCTTCACGCTGCTCGGCCTCTGCGCGGGTCTGACGTCGATCCGCATGGGGATCGAGGGCCGTTACGATCTGGCTCTCGCTGCGATCGTGTTCGCGGGGTGCCTCGACGGCATCGACGGGCGGATCGCGCGCCTTCTCAAAGCATCATCGCGTTTCGGGGCCGAACTCGACAGCCTCGCGGATTTCGTCAACTTCGGCGTCGCTCCAGCGTTTCTCATTTTCAACTGGGGGCTTGGCGATCTCAAAAGCGCGGGCTGGATCTGCGTGATGATTTTCGCGCTGACCTCGGCGCTCAGACTTGCGCGCTTCAATTCGGCGATCGATGACGACAAGCCGAAGTGGCAATCGAATTACTTCGTCGGGATGCCGACGCCCGCCGCGGCTATCGCGGTGCTGCTGCCGGTTTACATCTATCAATTGGGCTTCGAGGAAATCAAAGCGCATTGGGCGCTGATGGTCGTGCTCGTCTACACGCTTTTCATCGCCTTCATGATGGTTTCAACGATCCCGACGTACTCGGGCAAGCTGCTCGGCGAACGCGTCGGCCGCGAGTGGGTTCTGCCGATCTTCGTCATTGCGGTCGCGGTCGTCGCGATGCTGTTCACGTACCCGTACCAGACGCTGACGGCGATTACGCTTATCTATCTGGCGTTCATTCCGGTGAGCTGGCGGAATTTCCAGGAGAAGATTGCGCAGGGCGAGGCTGCGGAACCAGCTGCGGTTTCGGAGCCCGTTGCGCCTGAACCGGTGGCGAGCGGTGGCCCGGCTCAGTCCGATCCTGGCGACGAGCCGCCGAAGACGACGGGGCGCATCTTTACGCTCCGCACGCCGGATCAGCCAAAGTAG
- a CDS encoding mannose-1-phosphate guanylyltransferase/mannose-6-phosphate isomerase, whose amino-acid sequence MSDIFPVILSGGSGTRLWPLSRSMYPKQFIRFFNSQNGSFLSAALGRLQQSSGFKAPILLCNNDHRFLIREEVERLGIDPLAIILEPVARNTAPAIAVAALVALEASPKATLAVMPSDHVVKDDAVFAAAVKRAAEVAATGKLVLFGIKPNEPHTGYGYIKQGSALEGFEGQAFAVDSFAEKPDRATAETYLAAGDRFWNSGIFVLNARTFLNEIERLQPDILQAARAALAGAKEDLGFLRLDKAAFATAPNISVDYAVMEKTGAAAVLPLNVGWNDVGSWASLWDIAPRDAAGNFVKGDAILEDTSDCFIHSEKAIVSTIGVKDLVIVDTPDALLVADKNRTQDVSKIVQRLRSSNRKEQEQHLRNYRPWGYFETLNIGPRFQVKLLHVKPGGVLSMQMHHHRSEHWIVVQGTARVVIGEREQLVRENESVYIVATQWHRLENPGKVPVEIIEVQIGSYLGEDDILRTDDIYHRAPEETK is encoded by the coding sequence ATGAGCGACATCTTTCCGGTAATTCTATCGGGCGGCTCCGGCACGCGCCTGTGGCCGCTGTCGCGGTCCATGTATCCGAAACAATTCATCCGGTTCTTCAACAGCCAGAACGGCAGCTTTCTCTCGGCCGCCCTCGGACGCTTGCAGCAGTCGTCGGGCTTCAAGGCTCCGATCCTTCTTTGCAATAACGATCATCGCTTTCTCATTCGCGAGGAAGTCGAGCGCTTGGGGATTGATCCGCTCGCGATCATCCTCGAACCCGTCGCGCGTAACACGGCTCCCGCCATCGCCGTCGCGGCGCTCGTCGCGCTCGAAGCAAGCCCTAAGGCGACGCTCGCCGTCATGCCGTCCGATCACGTCGTAAAGGACGATGCGGTGTTCGCAGCCGCCGTCAAACGCGCCGCCGAAGTCGCGGCGACCGGCAAGCTTGTCCTCTTCGGGATCAAGCCGAACGAGCCGCACACCGGCTACGGCTACATCAAGCAGGGCAGCGCGCTTGAAGGTTTCGAAGGCCAGGCGTTCGCCGTCGACTCCTTTGCCGAGAAGCCCGATCGCGCCACCGCGGAAACATATCTCGCGGCTGGCGATCGCTTCTGGAACAGCGGCATCTTCGTGCTCAACGCCCGGACATTCCTGAACGAAATCGAACGCCTGCAACCCGATATCTTGCAGGCCGCGCGCGCCGCGCTCGCAGGCGCCAAGGAAGACCTTGGATTTTTGCGCCTCGACAAGGCCGCCTTCGCGACGGCGCCGAATATTTCCGTCGACTACGCCGTGATGGAAAAAACCGGCGCAGCTGCCGTTCTGCCGCTCAATGTCGGCTGGAACGATGTCGGCTCATGGGCCTCGCTCTGGGACATTGCTCCGCGCGACGCCGCAGGCAACTTCGTCAAGGGCGACGCCATCCTCGAAGACACGTCGGACTGCTTTATTCATTCCGAGAAGGCGATCGTCTCGACCATCGGCGTCAAAGACCTCGTCATCGTCGATACGCCCGATGCCCTGCTGGTCGCGGATAAGAACCGGACGCAGGACGTCTCCAAGATCGTGCAGCGCCTGCGCTCCTCGAACCGCAAGGAGCAGGAGCAGCACCTCCGAAACTACCGCCCGTGGGGCTACTTCGAGACGTTGAACATCGGCCCGCGCTTCCAGGTGAAGCTTCTGCATGTGAAGCCCGGCGGCGTGCTGTCCATGCAAATGCACCATCATCGCTCCGAGCATTGGATCGTGGTGCAAGGAACCGCGCGCGTCGTCATCGGCGAGCGCGAGCAGCTCGTGCGCGAGAATGAGAGCGTCTACATCGTCGCGACGCAATGGCATCGCCTCGAAAACCCCGGCAAGGTGCCGGTCGAGATCATCGAGGTCCAGATCGGATCGTATCTCGGCGAGGACGACATCCTGCGCACGGACGACATCTATCACCGTGCGCCGGAAGAAACGAAATAA